CCCACAGGCGCACTTCCGAGGATGCATTGCCGCCCAAAACGGGACGATCTTGAACCAGAACGACACGGATCCCCTGACGCGCTGCGGTGATCGCCGCACAGGTGCCGGCAAGCCCGCCGCCGACAATGGCAAGATCCGCTTCAAGTTCGATCTTTTTGAGCTCTCTTTCGAGCGTTGGTTCAGAAATAGTCATGTCAGATTCCGTTTTTGTTGTATCCGGATAAAAAAGAAAATCAGGCAGGTGATCAGCACGAGCACCGCACCGAAGACCGCTAAAATCAGATGCCCCTCGTCGTTAAAGGGGATGAGGCCGAACATCAGCAGACCGCAGAGCAGGAGGCAGCCGCCCACAATGATCGCAGGCAGGCTGCTGGCCTCAGTCACCTTGCCCGCCGCAATGACCTCGTTGACTTGTTGTTCAACGCGTTTCCAGCCGGCCGCCGTTTCGCCCCGCCAGAAGTGCATCACGGTGAGGATGCTGACGGGGATCACCACGCCGATGATCAGGTCCACCGTCGTACCGTTGGCCTGGAGCCAATCCGCCAGCGCTTGTGTCGATTCGGACACCAGCATGCCGTTCGCACCCAAGCCGATTTTTAAAACCAGCCCCAGCACGAAGCTGATAGCCACAGTCGTCCAGATCGCCCGGATGCCGACACGTTTGCTGAAAAGGCCCCAAATCGTCGGAGCCAACAAAGGCCCCACCATCAGGCTGGTAATCGCCACGACCACCTTCTCGGCTCCGCCCAGATAGGGAATCAGCAACGAGACACCGATCAACACGGCACCCAGCAAAATCGTAAAGACGCGGCCCATTTGAACCAGATGCCGTTCCGATGCCTCCGGCTTCAAGAGGCGTCGATAGATCTCGTCCGTCAGCACACCGGCAAAAACATTCAACTGCGAACTCACCATACTGGCCGTGGCGGAAAACATGGCGGCCACCATCAAGCCCACCATACCAGCCGGAAGGACCGCGCGACAGGCCAGAATGTAAGCCTCCTGCGGGTCCGCATCCGGATTGATCGTGCGGTAGATCATCGGCGGCAGGAGCCAGAGCATCGGGCTCAGCAAATAAAGTCCGCCAAACAGATAAGCGCTCTTCTTCGCCTCCTTCTCACTCGACACACAGATGAAGCGCTGGGCAAAGGCCCATTCCGCCCCGATCATGAAAAAGTGGATCAGCACCCAACCGACGAGGAAGAAGACCGTGTATTTATTGCTCGTCAGGGCAAAGAAGCCTTCCGGTGCTTTCTCAAGGAATGCCCCCACACCACCGGTACTGGCAAAGGCCAAAGGCACAATAAAGATCACGGCCAGATTCAGCACGATGAACTGCAGCACATCCGTCATCAACACGGCCCAGAGCCCACCGGCCATGGTGTAAATCACCACAATGCCACCGAAGATAATAATGGCCCAAACCAAAGACAGGTTCCCCGTCGACGGATCACACAGCGGGTTGCCCGCATCCAGGGGCATCATCGCCACAAGCACAATTGAGAGCGAGTACAGGGAAACCGCCACGCCAACGATACGGAAGACCATCATCGCCCAGGTGTAGAACTGCACAGCCGAAGCTCCAAAGCGCAGCTCGATGAATTGGGCCGGCGTCTTGACGCCCATTCGTTTCCAGTGCCCGGCGACGAAAAAACCTACCAGCAGCGCCGCCACACCATAACAAAGGTTGATGATGACTGCGACTAAGCCATGCTGGTAGGCGATCCCACCCCATACTACAAAAGTCCCGGCCGAAAACATCGTCATGAACGCACTCAAGCCGGAAGTCCACCAGGGCGACTCCCCTCCGGCGGCAAACATGTCTTCCGAGCTCTTGTTCTTGAACGAAAGAAAGAGCCCGACCAGGAAAATACCGATCAGGTAAACTGAAAGCACGAAGTAATCGATGGAGTGCATAAGTGGAAAACAGTGTCAGTTGGGGTGGGTGATCCCGCGTTGTCCGCTGAAGAGTCACGACCACAGCCTACCGCAAAGATCAAATATTAGACGACAGCAAAGATAGTCGCACAACCGCCACAAATTTGTTACAGTCACAAACTGCCGCAAACTGTGACTGTAACACCGAAGCCCGGGTTTAAGAAGACTTTGCAAGCACCGTATACTTCCGGTTCTTGCGTGGGATCAACACTCGCGCCAACAACTGCAATGTCTCCGAAATTCAAACATCAGATGCTCCGCTCCCCCCTGAAAATCGCCGGCCTCCTGCTCCTTTGCCTCAGTTCGCTTCTCTCGCTGCATGCAGCGCAGGAGTTGGACCTTTCGGGGCAATGGAAGTTTTCCATCTACCCAAAACATGCGGACGATCCCAGCTGGAGACAACCGGGATACGATCGCTCCCGCTGGGCGGACATGACTGTTCCCGGGAGCTGGGATACCGAAAATAAATATGCCCACTTCACCGGCACCGCATTCTACGTGAAGGAGTTCGACCTGCCGGAAACATGGGAGGAGCCATCCTTTCGCCTGCGCTTCGGCGCGGTCTATCAAACCACAGAAGTCTGGCTGAACGATGAATACCTGGGCAAGCATGTGGGTGGCTACACGCCCTTTGAATTCGACGTAACCAAGGTCATCCGCAAGGGCGAAACCAATACACTGGCAGTCACTGTAAACAACAAATACAACCGCGGCGCCTGGTGGAAATGGGGTGGCATCCATCAGAAAGTTTACTTGGTCAACGAGGGTCCCGTTCGGATTGTCCGTCAGAAAATCATAGCCGAGCCCAATCTTGACGACGGCAGCTCGACAATTGACCTTGAGGTCACGGTTCGAAATTCCGGTGAAGACGTCTTTACCGGTGAGCTGCAATCACGCATCGTCAGTTGGAAAAGCCAGACGCCACACGGCAGTTTATCGAAGGAGTCCCTTTCAGTTGATCCCGGCGAAACCGTCAAGGTCTCCCTTCACTTCGAACTCGCGGCATCGGAAGCCCGTCTTTGGGATCTGGAGGATCCGTACCTCTACCAGCTACTGAGCCGATTGATTGATGACCATGGCTCGGTTTCCGAAAAGAAGGACCGATTCGGTATCCGAAAAATTGAGACAGCCAATGCCAAGCTCCTCCTGAACGGAAAAGAGCTGCATCTCAACGGTTTCAACCGCATCGCCACCCACCGGGCCTACGGGCAAACCGACCCGGAGCCACTCATAAGGTTTGATATCGACACAATGATGGCGATGGGGGCGCGCATGAGCCGTATCGCGCACCATGCCCAAAACCCTGCCCTGCTCGATTACTGCGACGAAGTCGGCATGCTCATCATCGAGGAAATTCCGGTCTGGGGCAAAACGGAGCAGCAAACCCAGCCCAACAATCCACTCACGAAGCAATGGCTGACCGAGATGATCGAACGCGACTACAATCACCCCTGCGTGATCGGTTGGTCCGTCGGCAACGAGTTGGCGGAAAAGAACCTGGATGGGCAAAAGATGAGTTGGCGGATTTACGAATACGTCCGCACCATGATCGAACATGTCGCGAGCCTGGATTCGACCCGGCTGAAAACCTACGTCAGCAACACGGCCACAGCGGCCAATGGCCCGGGAATCGACCCGAACGACCTCGTCGACATAATGATGCATAACAGCTATGGCGGGGCGCCCGGGCAGGTGCAAAAGCTGCACCAGGTTTGGCCCGAAAAACCGGTCTTCGTGTCCGAGCTCGGGAAGAGCCAGATCGGCGAGAGCCTCGACAATGGCTTGCACGAGCAGCTAAAGGAAGAGATCCTGGCCTTGAAGGAATTCGATTACGTCGTGGGCTGCTCGATCTGGAGCTACAACGACTACCGCAGCCACTTTGGCGGCACGCCGCTCACCGAAAACCGCGCCTGGGGCATGTATAACGTGTGGCGCCAACCGAAAGCCGCGGCCTACGAAATGCGGGAACTCTTTACCGCTGAGGCCAGCGATGCACCACTGCCCACGATGACCGCCATCCCGGCAGAGCGCCCCGAAGACGCAGTCTACATTCAAGCCGTCGTGCCCATGCAAAACAGCTGCATGGTCGGCTTCACCGTGGTCGACGAGAACGACGACTATGAAATCGCCTACGAGAAGGACGGGGGCGAAGCACAAACGCTCGTAATCAAAAAGCTGCGAGGCGCCGCCAAGATCTCCGGCTTGGAACCGGGCGATTACACATTCCGCATCCGCCCGGTTCGTGCCGGCGAACCGGGTCCGTGGTCGGCAAGCTATTCGACGCATATTCGGCACTGAGAAAAATCGACACAATAGACCCAAGTAGAACCCCTCCCTCGGACTGAGCGCCTTGGCGCTCGGTCATGCTTAAGCGGCGCAAGGCATAAAAGTAGTTCAACGAGAATGGCACGGACTAAAGGCAATGATCCGTAGTGGCGACTTCAGTCGCCAGCAAGTCGACGCACCTGCAGGACGTAATATGGCAGCTAAAGCAGCCACTACCGCCCAAAGCCTCTATAGGCCCAAATATTCAATTCCCCTTATTAAGTCCGTGCTATTCTAGTTCAACGACTTTCAAGGTAACGGCCGGAAGGGATACTTCCGGCCGTTTTGGTGTGGAGCGAGTCGTGGCAGCTCTCCCGGCCTGAGCTCGCCGCTACGGTATTTGTGACTGTATCAGTCGACAAATGCTTAACCCAGACAATGGGGGTCTACATTAAATTGTATATTCATGCTCTATCCAAAACGCACACAAACGAGAGACCTGTTCGAACTGAACGGTATCTGGAATTTTGCCCGCGAGCTCGACGAAAGCAACTACGCCGAAGGTTTCACCGCGGAAAAGCAAGTCGCGGTGCCCGGCAGTTACAACGACCTCTTCACGGACAACGAATTCCGCACCTGGGAGAAAGGGACTTGGTATGCACGCAGCTTCCAATTGCCGCGGATGCTCCGGTCCGAGCGGATCGTGCTTCGCTTCGGATCGGTCAGCTACCGGGCGGAAGTGTATCTGAACGGGCAACATCTCGGCGGTCACGAGACCGGGTACACCCCCTTCGAGTTTGACATCACGGAACTCGCCAAGTTCGACGACGAGAACCTGCTCTGTGTGCGGGTCGAGAATACACTCTCGAACGAAACGGTCCCGATGGGGAATCTGCAGAACAAGCCGGAGGCCGGGCAGTTCGCCGGACAGTACCCGGACACGCCTTTCGACTTTTTCCCCTATGCGGGGATCCAGCGACCGGTCGCGATTTACACGACTCCCAAAACCGCATGGCTGGACCAGGTCGCCGTCGAAACCACTTACGAGGGGAACACCGGCCATGTCAGCATCGGTGGCCGGTGCTGCGGTCAGGCAGCGAAGGCGTTCATCTCGGTTCAAGGCACGGAAGCCAGCACGACGGTGGAGCTCCACGACCAGACATTTGCCTCGATGCTGAAAATCGAGTCGGTGCAACTCTGGGGCGTCAACCGGCCAAATCTCTACCAAGCCCGCATTCAGTTGATCGATACGGATGGCAATGTACTCGACGACTACACCCAGCAGTTCGGGGTGCGCACCGTCAAGGTGGATGGCAACCGCATCCTGCTCAACGAGAAGCCGGTTTACCTGCAGGGCTTCGGACGTCACGAGGACTTTCACATCATCGGCAAAGGCCTCAACCACTCAGTCAACATCCGCGACCACGAGCTTCTGAAATGGATCCACGCGAATTCCTACCGCACCACGCACTACCCCTACTCCGAAGAGCTTATACAGCTGGCTGACGAACAGGGCATCCTGCTCATCGCCGAGGCTCCGGCCGTTTCCATCAATTTCGACTACGTCAACGAGCAGACCCTGAAAGCCCATAAAAAGGTGCTGGCCGAGCTCATCGAACGCGACCGCAACAACCCCTCGGTAATCATGTGGTCGGTCGCCAACGAAGCCACCACCGACCGTCCTGAATCGATTCCCTACTTCAAGGAGCTTTCCGAACTCGTTCGCTCCATGGACTCGACCCGACCGGTGACCATGATCAGCTGCAAAGGTGCCGACGACCTGGTCATGGATTTCTTCGATGTGGTCGGCGTCAACACCTATCCGGGCTGGTATCACCTCCCCGGCCAGGTCGATGCCGCCAAGGAGCACCTCCGCGCATCCCTCAAACAGATGCACGAACAGTTCCGGAAACCGATCCTGATTACGGAATTCGGCGCCGATACGATCGCGGGCATGCACAGCCTGCCGGTCGAGCAGTGGAGCGAGGAGTATCAAACCGAGCTCATCCTCGGACTGATCGAAGTCATGCGCGAAATGGACTTCGTCGTCGGCGAACACATCTGGAATTTTGCCGATTTCCGGACCGCACAGGGCTTTGCCCGGGTGGGCGGCAACAAGAA
The DNA window shown above is from Coraliomargarita parva and carries:
- a CDS encoding sodium:solute symporter family protein, giving the protein MHSIDYFVLSVYLIGIFLVGLFLSFKNKSSEDMFAAGGESPWWTSGLSAFMTMFSAGTFVVWGGIAYQHGLVAVIINLCYGVAALLVGFFVAGHWKRMGVKTPAQFIELRFGASAVQFYTWAMMVFRIVGVAVSLYSLSIVLVAMMPLDAGNPLCDPSTGNLSLVWAIIIFGGIVVIYTMAGGLWAVLMTDVLQFIVLNLAVIFIVPLAFASTGGVGAFLEKAPEGFFALTSNKYTVFFLVGWVLIHFFMIGAEWAFAQRFICVSSEKEAKKSAYLFGGLYLLSPMLWLLPPMIYRTINPDADPQEAYILACRAVLPAGMVGLMVAAMFSATASMVSSQLNVFAGVLTDEIYRRLLKPEASERHLVQMGRVFTILLGAVLIGVSLLIPYLGGAEKVVVAITSLMVGPLLAPTIWGLFSKRVGIRAIWTTVAISFVLGLVLKIGLGANGMLVSESTQALADWLQANGTTVDLIIGVVIPVSILTVMHFWRGETAAGWKRVEQQVNEVIAAGKVTEASSLPAIIVGGCLLLCGLLMFGLIPFNDEGHLILAVFGAVLVLITCLIFFFIRIQQKRNLT
- a CDS encoding glycoside hydrolase family 2 TIM barrel-domain containing protein; translated protein: MSPKFKHQMLRSPLKIAGLLLLCLSSLLSLHAAQELDLSGQWKFSIYPKHADDPSWRQPGYDRSRWADMTVPGSWDTENKYAHFTGTAFYVKEFDLPETWEEPSFRLRFGAVYQTTEVWLNDEYLGKHVGGYTPFEFDVTKVIRKGETNTLAVTVNNKYNRGAWWKWGGIHQKVYLVNEGPVRIVRQKIIAEPNLDDGSSTIDLEVTVRNSGEDVFTGELQSRIVSWKSQTPHGSLSKESLSVDPGETVKVSLHFELAASEARLWDLEDPYLYQLLSRLIDDHGSVSEKKDRFGIRKIETANAKLLLNGKELHLNGFNRIATHRAYGQTDPEPLIRFDIDTMMAMGARMSRIAHHAQNPALLDYCDEVGMLIIEEIPVWGKTEQQTQPNNPLTKQWLTEMIERDYNHPCVIGWSVGNELAEKNLDGQKMSWRIYEYVRTMIEHVASLDSTRLKTYVSNTATAANGPGIDPNDLVDIMMHNSYGGAPGQVQKLHQVWPEKPVFVSELGKSQIGESLDNGLHEQLKEEILALKEFDYVVGCSIWSYNDYRSHFGGTPLTENRAWGMYNVWRQPKAAAYEMRELFTAEASDAPLPTMTAIPAERPEDAVYIQAVVPMQNSCMVGFTVVDENDDYEIAYEKDGGEAQTLVIKKLRGAAKISGLEPGDYTFRIRPVRAGEPGPWSASYSTHIRH
- the uidA gene encoding beta-glucuronidase; its protein translation is MLYPKRTQTRDLFELNGIWNFARELDESNYAEGFTAEKQVAVPGSYNDLFTDNEFRTWEKGTWYARSFQLPRMLRSERIVLRFGSVSYRAEVYLNGQHLGGHETGYTPFEFDITELAKFDDENLLCVRVENTLSNETVPMGNLQNKPEAGQFAGQYPDTPFDFFPYAGIQRPVAIYTTPKTAWLDQVAVETTYEGNTGHVSIGGRCCGQAAKAFISVQGTEASTTVELHDQTFASMLKIESVQLWGVNRPNLYQARIQLIDTDGNVLDDYTQQFGVRTVKVDGNRILLNEKPVYLQGFGRHEDFHIIGKGLNHSVNIRDHELLKWIHANSYRTTHYPYSEELIQLADEQGILLIAEAPAVSINFDYVNEQTLKAHKKVLAELIERDRNNPSVIMWSVANEATTDRPESIPYFKELSELVRSMDSTRPVTMISCKGADDLVMDFFDVVGVNTYPGWYHLPGQVDAAKEHLRASLKQMHEQFRKPILITEFGADTIAGMHSLPVEQWSEEYQTELILGLIEVMREMDFVVGEHIWNFADFRTAQGFARVGGNKKGVFTRERQPKMVAHFLKKFWSKPRYED